A genomic region of Polyangiaceae bacterium contains the following coding sequences:
- a CDS encoding DUF420 domain-containing protein, which produces MNASDVGNVLAPVNALLNATSATLLFAGWFAIRSKRIEKHRFRMQGAFIASAVFLVSYVLRFTLTGTHRFPELGFVRVIYLVVLASHTLLATAALPLSIATLHYARKGRFETHRTLARITFPIWAYVSVTGIVVYLMLYQLAPRLVSSASLP; this is translated from the coding sequence ATGAATGCCTCTGACGTGGGCAACGTGCTCGCTCCGGTCAACGCGCTGCTCAACGCCACGAGCGCCACGCTGCTCTTTGCCGGTTGGTTTGCGATTCGCTCCAAACGGATCGAAAAGCACCGCTTTCGCATGCAAGGCGCCTTCATCGCGTCGGCGGTTTTTCTCGTCAGTTACGTTCTTCGCTTCACCCTGACGGGAACCCATCGCTTCCCCGAGCTCGGGTTTGTCCGCGTCATCTATCTCGTCGTTCTCGCATCGCACACGCTTCTGGCGACCGCCGCGTTGCCGTTGTCGATCGCGACGCTTCATTACGCGCGCAAAGGACGATTCGAAACGCATCGCACGCTCGCTCGCATCACGTTTCCCATTTGGGCGTACGTGTCGGTGACCGGCATCGTCGTCTACTTGATGCTTTATCAACTTGCGCCAAGGCTCGTTTCTTCGGCCTCGTTGCCTTGA
- a CDS encoding SCO family protein, with translation MVSSAAESSLSERGVAPPPTERRSKRWFWIAAALVFLALFSARVLLARRLSALPTLVELPAYSLTNQQGQQFGAANLRGKTYIADFVFTSCPSVCPRLTKRMVEVQERTRDLGDTLRLVTFTVDPETDTPDVLRAYAQKYGADTSRWDFLTGQLGDVEPVIVKGFKMMMGKKTETTPGMIEIVHGERFVLVDDKGFIRGFYEATDEGIEKIVRDARSLVSD, from the coding sequence ATCGTGTCCAGCGCAGCCGAGTCATCATTGTCAGAACGAGGAGTGGCGCCGCCTCCGACAGAACGTCGGTCCAAGAGGTGGTTTTGGATCGCGGCGGCGCTCGTGTTTCTCGCATTGTTCTCGGCGCGCGTGCTGCTCGCTCGACGCCTGTCTGCATTGCCCACGCTCGTCGAGCTCCCCGCATACTCGCTCACGAATCAACAAGGTCAGCAGTTTGGCGCGGCAAACCTGCGCGGGAAAACGTACATCGCGGACTTCGTTTTCACCTCGTGTCCGAGCGTGTGTCCGCGCCTGACCAAACGCATGGTCGAGGTTCAGGAGCGCACGCGAGATCTCGGCGACACGCTGCGGCTAGTGACGTTCACCGTTGATCCGGAAACCGACACGCCGGACGTGCTTCGGGCGTACGCGCAAAAGTATGGAGCGGACACGTCGCGATGGGATTTTTTGACGGGGCAGCTCGGTGACGTCGAACCGGTGATCGTGAAGGGCTTCAAGATGATGATGGGGAAGAAGACCGAGACCACGCCCGGCATGATCGAGATCGTTCACGGCGAACGGTTTGTCCTCGTCGATGATAAAGGTTTCATTCGTGGCTTTTACGAGGCGACGGACGAAGGCATCGAGAAGATCGTGCGCGACGCTCGGAGCTTGGTTTCCGACTAG